The genome window AGCGTCGCGCCGGACGACGCCGTGAGCGCGGCCGTCGAGCTGATGGAGGCGGAGGCGTACTCGCAGCTCCCGGTCCTCCAGAACGGCGTGCCGGTCGGCTCGATCAGCCAGGGCGACGTGGTCCACGCCGGCGAGAACGTCGGCGACCACCCCGTCAGCGAGGTGATGAGCGAGTCGTTCCCGACGGTCGCCCCCTCGGCGACCGTCGACGAGGTCCGGAACCTGCTGGACCACTACAAGGCCGTGATGGTCACCGACGGCGGCGAGACCGTCGGGATCATCACGGAGGCCGACATCGCGGCGCAGCTGTCGTAACGCTCCGCGGGGCCGACCGCGCCGGACCGCGCCCTACTCCTCCCGTCGCTCGGAGAGCCGCTCCCAGATCTCCGTACAGCCCGCGCCGTCCTCCACGTCGTCGAGGTGGTCCGCACCGCCGTCGGGTCCGGCGTCCGTCTCTTCGTCCGTGTTCGCCTCGCTTTCGACGTCTCTTCGGTCGTCGTCGGTCGCTCGGGAACCGCCTCGCTCGGTCATCGTCGCTCCGAGACGTCGTCGAAGAGTTCGGGCGCCACGTCCGCGGACGCGTGCTGTCGGTGCTCGTCGTCGGTCGAGCCGTCGGGTCGATCGTCGGCGGGGCCGGGAACTGAGTCCGTCATTACACCGTCGTAACCGGGCGCGAGCCATAAGTGTCGGTACGCGTGTAAATCGAACCACTACTCTCGGATACCGGATTTCATGTCCGGTAATCCGGAGAGTAATTTCACCCTGTATGGCGGTGTAGTCTACCGGTTTCTCGATACCGGACCGTCATCGAAACCCTCGCCGGTTGCGAGCACCGTCACTCATTGGGTCGCCGCGCCCGAACCTCGGGCGTGACCACTCGATTGCGCGTCCTCGACGACGGTGCGTGGATCTCCGTCAACGACAGTCGGGAAGTGCGCGTCAGCGAACTGTGGCGGCTCGACGCGCCGGACCTGTGCGAGTGCGCGCTCGCGGATCTGGTCGTCGAGAACTTCCAGTCGGTGGGCGTCGACGCCTCCACCGTGGAGGCGAAGGTGTACGGCCAGTGTATCGCGTGTGGGGCGACGGGGACGACCGGCTGGGTCCCGCTCGGGCGGGTACGTAGGGGCGAGTTCGCCGAATTCGACCGCGCCGCCGTCCGGCGGGTGCGGCGCTGAGGGTAGCGGCAACACGTGCCACGTCGGCGGGGCACCGGGGAAGGTTGACGCCACGCCGTCAGCTATGTGGGTGTCGGCTGTAGGCCGGGGCGATGCCAACGGA of Halorubrum trapanicum contains these proteins:
- a CDS encoding CBS domain-containing protein produces the protein MELPTPQDLRERRTALDLTQSELADAADVSQPLIARIEGGDVDPRLSTLRRIVNALQEAEGEVVRAADLMNETVISVAPDDAVSAAVELMEAEAYSQLPVLQNGVPVGSISQGDVVHAGENVGDHPVSEVMSESFPTVAPSATVDEVRNLLDHYKAVMVTDGGETVGIITEADIAAQLS